A window from bacterium encodes these proteins:
- a CDS encoding AI-2E family transporter: MNAFPSRALGWIFIYALLLFTTFNLLRPFWEAIAWSFILAAVSWPLYKRLHAALKGRDTLSAVIMSLGIVAVVVVPLALITSSLIAELGPAYEMVKNLLAAPPPPPDWLSRVPAAEQAWLDAAEALHHGSGLGKEMLLPLLRPGTQALALVGANLGQAGLALFTLFFLYRNGERYFVQGKAVLSHLLGERAGRLLDPTKEAMRAVFAGVILAAVAQGIAAGLGYALVGLRAPILLGVATSLLALIPFGAVLIWGTAALGLFFAGSTIKALILVAWGVLVVSTVDNLVRPLVISGTSRLPYLQTFFFILGGLALFGLVGLFIGPAILAVWMVLWNEWVEAGLRHDTSLP; the protein is encoded by the coding sequence ATGAACGCCTTCCCTTCACGCGCGCTCGGCTGGATCTTCATCTACGCCCTGCTTCTCTTCACCACCTTCAACCTCTTGCGCCCGTTCTGGGAGGCGATCGCCTGGTCGTTCATCCTGGCGGCGGTCTCTTGGCCCCTCTACAAGCGTCTGCACGCTGCCCTCAAGGGCCGCGACACCCTCTCGGCCGTCATCATGAGCCTGGGGATTGTCGCCGTCGTGGTGGTGCCCCTGGCCCTCATCACAAGCTCCTTGATCGCCGAGCTGGGACCCGCCTACGAGATGGTCAAGAACCTGCTCGCCGCCCCGCCGCCTCCGCCGGATTGGCTCTCGCGGGTGCCGGCGGCCGAGCAAGCCTGGCTGGATGCGGCCGAGGCCCTGCACCACGGCTCGGGCCTCGGCAAGGAGATGCTCCTGCCGCTTTTGCGCCCGGGCACCCAGGCCCTCGCCTTGGTGGGGGCCAACCTGGGCCAGGCGGGTCTTGCCCTCTTCACCCTCTTCTTCCTGTATCGCAACGGTGAGCGCTACTTCGTGCAGGGCAAGGCCGTCCTTTCTCACCTCCTGGGCGAGCGTGCCGGCCGGCTGCTCGACCCCACCAAGGAGGCTATGCGCGCCGTGTTCGCGGGGGTCATCCTCGCCGCCGTCGCCCAGGGCATCGCCGCGGGCCTGGGCTACGCCCTGGTCGGTTTGCGCGCCCCCATCCTCCTGGGGGTCGCCACGAGCCTCTTGGCCCTCATCCCCTTCGGGGCGGTCCTCATCTGGGGCACGGCGGCCCTCGGCCTCTTCTTCGCGGGCTCGACGATCAAGGCCCTGATCCTGGTCGCGTGGGGTGTCTTGGTGGTCAGCACCGTGGACAACCTCGTGCGCCCGCTCGTCATCAGCGGGACCTCGCGCCTGCCGTACCTCCAGACCTTCTTCTTCATCCTGGGAGGCCTCGCCCTCTTCGGGCTGGTCGGTCTCTTCATCGGGCCTGCGATCCTCGCGGTCTGGATGGTCCTCTGGAACGAGTGGGTGGAGGCCGGCCTCCGGCATGACACCAGCCTTCCATAA
- a CDS encoding tryptophan-rich sensory protein has protein sequence MQKAPQTKAPTLRHTWLSRYIEEGKRYQGPAWLRYGVLGAWLVMTLLNVFSFALLPMTVQQVSQLRTPLYLDPAPYAFSIWGLLFAALGAYAVYQWLPFHPRGALLAETRVPMLVSFVCGILWPVAVGFVQMPLALLLIVGMLASAAVAYQRFKPEAAHGMPQRLCVSWPLGLYLGWLSLATVVSLAGVLTDDLGLRSVLLSSVAWSAIAILGLGGLGAVLGYRKRDWAFNAALGWGLIAIAGEQRTPPIGWAVVFAIALMAFGLIAGSRRRTPPRSMRDRLA, from the coding sequence ATGCAAAAGGCTCCCCAGACGAAAGCTCCGACGCTCAGGCACACCTGGCTCTCGCGCTACATCGAAGAGGGAAAGCGCTACCAGGGCCCCGCCTGGCTCCGCTACGGCGTGCTCGGCGCTTGGCTTGTCATGACCCTGCTCAACGTGTTCAGCTTCGCCCTGCTGCCCATGACCGTCCAGCAGGTCAGCCAGCTGAGAACACCCCTCTACCTGGATCCCGCGCCGTACGCCTTCTCGATCTGGGGGCTGCTCTTCGCGGCCCTCGGCGCCTACGCCGTCTACCAGTGGCTGCCCTTCCACCCACGCGGCGCGCTGCTCGCCGAGACCCGCGTCCCCATGCTCGTCTCGTTCGTCTGCGGGATCCTGTGGCCCGTGGCGGTCGGCTTCGTCCAGATGCCGCTCGCCCTCTTGCTCATCGTCGGCATGCTCGCAAGCGCCGCCGTCGCCTACCAGCGCTTCAAGCCCGAGGCCGCGCACGGCATGCCCCAGCGGCTCTGCGTCAGCTGGCCCCTGGGCCTCTACCTCGGCTGGCTCTCGCTTGCGACCGTGGTGAGCCTCGCGGGGGTATTGACCGACGACCTGGGTCTGCGCAGCGTCCTGCTCTCGTCGGTTGCTTGGTCTGCGATCGCCATCCTCGGCCTCGGCGGGCTCGGCGCCGTCCTGGGCTACCGTAAGCGAGACTGGGCCTTCAACGCAGCGCTCGGCTGGGGCCTAATCGCCATCGCCGGCGAGCAGCGCACGCCCCCCATCGGCTGGGCAGTCGTCTTCGCCATCGCCCTGATGGCCTTCGGGCTGATCGCCGGCAGCCGGAGGCGCACGCCGCCTCGTTCCATGCGGGATCGCCTGGCATAA
- a CDS encoding sugar O-acetyltransferase: MAERSEREKMVAGDLYLASDPELVEARKHARAQLRRYNASTEDQAPFRFNLLKEFFGSVGARLEIEPPFRCDYGFNIHAGDGLYMNFDCVILDCAEVRIGRNVMFGPGVHVYAATHPLEAAQRIEGPELARPVTIGDNVWVGGRSVICPGVKIGDNTTIGAGSVVTRDIPANVFAAGNPCRVIRSL, encoded by the coding sequence ATGGCTGAACGAAGCGAGCGCGAGAAGATGGTCGCAGGGGATCTCTACCTGGCGTCTGATCCCGAGCTGGTCGAGGCACGCAAGCATGCGCGCGCCCAGCTGCGCCGCTACAACGCCTCGACCGAGGACCAGGCCCCCTTCCGCTTCAACCTCTTGAAGGAATTCTTCGGCTCGGTCGGCGCGCGCCTCGAAATCGAGCCGCCCTTCCGGTGCGACTACGGCTTCAACATCCACGCGGGCGACGGCCTCTACATGAACTTCGACTGCGTCATCCTGGACTGCGCCGAGGTGCGCATCGGCCGCAACGTCATGTTCGGCCCCGGCGTCCACGTCTACGCCGCGACCCACCCGCTGGAGGCCGCGCAACGGATCGAGGGGCCCGAGCTCGCGCGTCCGGTCACGATCGGGGACAACGTCTGGGTCGGGGGCCGCAGCGTCATCTGCCCCGGGGTCAAAATCGGCGACAACACCACCATCGGGGCGGGCAGCGTGGTGACGCGTGACATCCCGGCGAACGTCTTCGCCGCGGGCAACCCGTGCCGGGTGATTCGCTCGCTCTGA
- a CDS encoding ABC transporter ATP-binding protein encodes MNLATHPAAVGASPVAEGLRIQDLRKVYPARLGRAAHTAVQGVSFHVDPGEILGLLGPNGAGKTTTLKMIAGLLQPTSGSISLAGIDVVRDRSRAVQRLGAVLEGNRNLHWKLTIRENLDYFGALKGVSRLKERANDLIMRLDLQEHLQKRVGELSRGLQQRVAIAIALINQPRVLLLDEPTLGLDVLAASTFKETVRAIADEGCGIILTTHQMEVAQALSDRIAIIAGGKLATLQSLDQLMSAHRTPGYDVRVRGELSAALKAAVGAAGGQDLSAEAGISRFTLPEGDASLLYRALDPLREAGVELIGIQQHETNLEDIYRRVIEGIA; translated from the coding sequence ATGAACCTCGCCACGCATCCGGCCGCCGTCGGCGCCTCGCCCGTCGCCGAGGGCCTCAGGATCCAGGACCTGCGCAAGGTCTACCCCGCGCGCCTCGGCCGCGCAGCGCACACCGCCGTCCAGGGCGTCAGCTTCCACGTCGATCCGGGCGAGATCCTCGGCTTGCTTGGTCCCAACGGGGCCGGCAAGACCACGACCCTCAAGATGATCGCGGGCCTCTTGCAACCGACCTCGGGTTCGATCAGCCTGGCTGGCATCGACGTGGTGCGCGATCGCAGCCGGGCCGTCCAGCGCCTGGGCGCGGTGCTCGAAGGCAACCGCAACCTCCACTGGAAGCTGACCATCCGGGAGAACCTCGATTACTTCGGCGCCCTCAAGGGAGTCTCCCGCCTCAAAGAGCGCGCGAACGACCTGATTATGCGCCTCGACCTGCAGGAACACCTGCAAAAGCGGGTGGGTGAACTGTCGCGGGGCCTCCAGCAGCGGGTGGCCATCGCGATCGCGCTCATTAACCAGCCGCGGGTGCTCCTCCTGGACGAGCCGACCCTGGGGCTGGACGTGCTCGCGGCCTCGACCTTCAAGGAGACGGTCCGCGCGATCGCCGACGAGGGCTGCGGCATCATCCTGACCACCCACCAGATGGAGGTGGCCCAGGCCCTCTCCGACCGCATCGCCATCATCGCGGGCGGCAAGCTCGCCACCTTGCAATCGCTCGACCAGCTCATGAGCGCCCATCGGACCCCGGGGTACGACGTGCGGGTGCGCGGCGAACTGTCCGCCGCCCTGAAAGCGGCCGTCGGAGCGGCAGGCGGCCAGGACCTCAGCGCCGAGGCGGGAATCTCTCGCTTCACCTTGCCCGAGGGGGATGCCAGCTTGCTGTACCGCGCGCTCGACCCGCTGCGCGA